A single Lolium perenne isolate Kyuss_39 chromosome 6, Kyuss_2.0, whole genome shotgun sequence DNA region contains:
- the LOC127305925 gene encoding uncharacterized protein, producing the protein MVPRLESEFQLPNTEQENSIFVRALISVVSGDTAAVVPTLHQKPSTTPFAAPAVPACARCGANGCRGCESAATTASSSEGEERSAASCVKDGGVRKRRARKGGKFWGVRQRPWGKWAAEIRDPHRAVRKWLGTFDTAADAARAYDVAALEFRGHRAKLNFPVAAASSTASASSWVHEQPQRCSDSHRETCCSKASSPVHVSCLPEQGKPVAREHEIWGGLYEIMMMDDCKF; encoded by the coding sequence ATGGTGCCAAGGCTGGAGAGCGAGTTCCAGCTCCCCAACACCGAGCAGGAGAACTCCATCTTCGTCCGCGCCCTCATCTCCGTCGTGTCTGGTGACACCGCCGCCGTCGTCCCGACGCTGCACCAAAAGCCGTCGACAACACCCTTTGCTGCCCCCGCCGTTCCCGCGTGCGCCAGGTGCGGCGCGAATGGGTGCCGGGGCTGCGAGTCCGCGGCGACCACGGCCTCGAGCAGCGAGGGCGAAGAACGCTCCGCCGCGAGCTGCGTGAAGGATGGCGGCGTGCGGAAGCGGCGCGCGAGGAAGGGAGGAAAGTTCTGGGGCGTGCGGCAGCGGCCGTGGGGCAAGTGGGCGGCGGAGATCCGCGACCCGCACCGCGCCGTGCGGAAGTGGCTAGGCACCTTCGacaccgccgccgacgccgcgcgCGCCTACGACGTCGCGGCGCTCGAGTTCCGCGGCCACCGTGCCAAGCTCAACTTCCCTGTCGCCGCCGCGTCTTCAACAGCGTCGGCCTCTTCTTGGGTGCATGAGCAGCCGCAGCGCTGTTCGGATAGCCATCGCGAGACCTGCTGTTCAAAGGCGTCGTCGCCGGTGCACGTATCGTGCCTGCCGGAGCAAGGAAAGCCGGTGGCGAGGGAGCATGAGATCTGGGGTGGGTTATACGAGATCATGATGATGGACGATTGCAAATTCTGA
- the LOC127309980 gene encoding ATP-dependent DNA helicase chl1-like encodes MPPPSPRRDFPAFPFAPYQIQSEFMSFLYAALSSGPRALALLESPTGTGKTLSIICSALQWLLDHRDAAVGGHPDRADGSTAAATGGEDEEPDWMRDFTPLLPKKDTTKKRKPRPARRQEPRKAAGAEDNGENEFLSKPTKCSAQ; translated from the exons atgccgccgccgtcgccgcggcGAGACTTCCCAGCGTTCCCCTTCGCGCCGTACCAGATCCAGTCGGAGTTCATGTCCTTCCTCTACGCCGCCCTCTCCTCCGGACCCCGCGCCCTCGCCCTCCTCGAGAGCCCCACCG GCACCGGAAAGACCCTCAGCATCATCTGCAGCGCGCTCCAGTGGCTCCTGGACCACCGCGACGCCGCCGTGGGGGGCCACCCCGACCGGGCCGATGGCTCCACAGCCGCGGCTACCGGCGGCGAAGATGAAGAGCCTGACTGGATGCGGGATTTCACCCCGCTTCTGCCCAAGAAGGATACCACGAAGAAGAGGAAGCCTCGCCCCGCGAGGAGGCAGGAGCCCAGGAAGGCGGCTGGTGCGGAGGACAATGGCGAGAACGAGTTCTTGAGCAAACCAACGAAATGTTCAGCGCAGTGA